A stretch of the Mycobacterium sp. ITM-2016-00317 genome encodes the following:
- a CDS encoding TetR family transcriptional regulator, giving the protein MGDSWGEPALGLRERKKRRTRATLIDAALGLCDRQGFDRTTVDQIASIAEVSPRTFSRYFATKDAIALALIDEVHARTAAELTVQPRYLTHLEALRRAYVAMAEATKRAPEHGLSAKRLLQILRITGSSPTLRQAAVEYRASAVDQAVAARMGATVDDRRVKLLAAVWGALLLTALQDLGIQAAAGAPVTVDDLIAAFESTYAEFIGEIAGLGQPV; this is encoded by the coding sequence GTGGGTGATTCGTGGGGGGAACCGGCGCTCGGTTTGCGGGAACGCAAGAAGCGCCGGACCCGCGCGACGCTGATCGACGCCGCGCTCGGGCTGTGTGACCGTCAGGGATTTGACCGCACCACGGTCGACCAGATCGCCTCCATCGCCGAGGTGTCGCCCAGGACGTTCAGCCGCTACTTCGCCACCAAGGACGCGATCGCACTCGCCCTCATCGACGAGGTGCATGCCCGCACCGCCGCCGAGTTGACCGTGCAGCCCCGCTACCTGACCCACCTGGAGGCGCTGCGGCGCGCCTATGTGGCGATGGCCGAGGCGACCAAGCGGGCCCCGGAACACGGACTGTCGGCCAAGCGGTTGCTGCAGATCCTGCGGATCACGGGATCCTCGCCGACGTTGCGGCAGGCCGCCGTGGAATACCGTGCCAGCGCCGTCGACCAGGCGGTCGCGGCGCGCATGGGCGCCACCGTCGACGACCGGCGGGTGAAGCTGCTCGCCGCGGTCTGGGGCGCGCTGCTGCTGACGGCGCTGCAGGACCTGGGCATCCAGGCCGCCGCGGGTGCACCGGTCACCGTCGACGACCTCATCGCGGCGTTCGAGTCGACCTATGCGGAGTTCATCGGCGAAATCGCGGGTCTCGGCCAGCCCGTCTGA
- the pdxH gene encoding pyridoxamine 5'-phosphate oxidase, with product MRVEYGSVEKDGSGDLDTDWLDEGWVALLHRWLADAEQAGVAEPNAMVVGTVDGRGRPVTRTVLCKSVDESGISFYTNYDSEKGEQLAAVPYASATFPWYLVGRQVHVRGPVTKVSAEQTVDYWRKRPRGSQLGAWASRQSRPIASRAELMQQLVDVTERFADVDEVPVPPHWGGYLIAPEVVEFWQGRENRVHNRIRVRDGHLERLQP from the coding sequence ATGCGCGTGGAGTACGGGTCGGTGGAGAAAGACGGCAGCGGCGACCTCGACACCGACTGGCTCGACGAGGGCTGGGTGGCGCTGCTGCACCGGTGGCTGGCCGACGCCGAGCAGGCCGGTGTCGCAGAACCCAACGCGATGGTGGTCGGCACCGTCGACGGTCGGGGCCGCCCCGTCACCCGCACCGTGCTGTGCAAGAGCGTCGACGAGAGCGGGATCTCGTTCTACACCAACTACGACTCCGAGAAGGGCGAGCAACTGGCCGCCGTGCCGTACGCGTCGGCCACCTTCCCGTGGTACCTGGTCGGTCGGCAGGTCCATGTCCGGGGCCCCGTCACCAAGGTGTCGGCCGAGCAGACCGTCGACTACTGGCGCAAGCGCCCGCGCGGCTCGCAGCTGGGGGCGTGGGCGTCCCGGCAGAGCCGTCCGATCGCGTCGCGCGCCGAGCTGATGCAGCAACTTGTCGACGTCACCGAGCGGTTCGCCGACGTCGACGAGGTTCCGGTGCCGCCGCACTGGGGCGGCTACCTGATCGCACCCGAGGTGGTGGAGTTCTGGCAGGGACGGGAGAACCGGGTGCACAACAGGATCCGCGTCCGAGACGGGCACCTCGAGCGTCTTCAGCCCTGA
- a CDS encoding citrate synthase 2 encodes MTTVPKDFAPGLAGVVAFETEIAEPDKDGGALRYRGVDIEDLVAHRVTFGDVWGLLVDGRFGPGLPPAEPFPLPIHSGDVRVDVQAGLAMLAPIWGYPPLLDIDDDTARDQLARASVMALSYVAQSARGIYRQAVPQRAVDECDTVTERFMTRWKGDPDPRHVEAIDAYWVSAAEHGMNASTFTARVIASTGADVAAALSGAVGAMSGPLHGGAPARVIPMIEEAEQTGDARAVVKGILDRDEKLMGFGHRVYRAEDPRARVLRATAERLAAPRYEVAAALEQAALAELRERRPDRAIETNVEFWAAVILDFAEVPPKMMPAMFTCGRTAGWCAHILEQKRLGKLVRPSAIYTGPEPRGPESVPGWDLLNRR; translated from the coding sequence ATGACCACGGTGCCGAAGGATTTCGCCCCCGGACTGGCGGGCGTGGTGGCGTTCGAGACCGAGATCGCCGAACCGGACAAGGACGGCGGCGCACTGCGCTACCGCGGCGTCGACATCGAGGACCTGGTGGCCCACCGGGTCACCTTCGGTGACGTCTGGGGGCTGCTGGTCGACGGCCGCTTCGGCCCGGGGCTGCCGCCCGCCGAACCGTTCCCGCTGCCCATCCACAGCGGCGACGTCCGCGTCGACGTGCAGGCCGGATTGGCGATGCTCGCGCCGATCTGGGGTTATCCCCCGCTGCTGGACATCGACGACGACACCGCGCGCGACCAGCTCGCCCGCGCGTCGGTGATGGCGCTGTCCTACGTCGCCCAGTCCGCGCGCGGGATCTACCGGCAGGCCGTGCCGCAGCGCGCCGTCGACGAATGTGACACCGTCACAGAACGTTTCATGACGCGGTGGAAGGGCGACCCGGATCCGCGGCACGTCGAGGCGATCGACGCGTACTGGGTCAGCGCCGCCGAGCACGGGATGAACGCGTCGACGTTCACCGCCCGGGTCATCGCGTCGACCGGGGCCGACGTCGCCGCCGCGCTCTCGGGTGCGGTCGGGGCGATGAGCGGCCCGCTGCACGGCGGGGCGCCCGCGCGGGTGATCCCGATGATCGAGGAGGCCGAGCAGACCGGTGACGCGCGCGCCGTGGTCAAGGGCATCCTGGACCGCGACGAGAAGCTGATGGGTTTCGGGCACCGCGTGTACCGGGCCGAGGACCCGCGGGCCCGGGTGCTGCGCGCCACGGCCGAACGACTGGCCGCACCGCGCTACGAGGTCGCGGCGGCGCTGGAACAGGCCGCACTGGCCGAACTGCGGGAACGCCGACCGGACCGGGCGATCGAAACCAACGTCGAGTTCTGGGCGGCGGTGATCCTCGATTTCGCGGAGGTGCCGCCCAAGATGATGCCTGCGATGTTCACCTGCGGCCGCACCGCCGGCTGGTGTGCCCACATCCTGGAGCAGAAACGGCTCGGCAAGCTCGTGCGGCCGTCGGCGATCTACACCGGCCCCGAACCGCGCGGCCCCGAGTCGGTGCCGGGCTGGGACCTGCTGAACCGCCGATGA